In Saccharolobus solfataricus, a genomic segment contains:
- a CDS encoding methionine synthase, which produces MSKLPLLPTTVIGSYPRPKWLRESIRLHKAGKMSNEDLQEAFNDAVIAVFQDHYKAGVDVPTDGEVRRDEMVEFFAERIKGFKFYGPVRVWGTAYYRKPSVVSKIEYREPMLVDEFTFAKSVSYTDNLKITITGPYTIAEWSYNEYYRNKKDLVFDLAKAINQEIKNLVEAGAKIIQIDEPALHTRKEDVSWGVEAVNEAVKGVNAKLVMHICYGDYSFVAPYFNEIKVDQINFALKIYNYKPLELLKKYGFDKELGAGVVDVHNRKVETSEEVANDIRKILEYFPPEKVWINPDCGLKLLSRKIAYQKLVSMVEGTKVVREELKRKGYSVD; this is translated from the coding sequence ATGAGTAAGTTACCTTTACTTCCTACCACTGTTATAGGAAGCTATCCTAGACCTAAATGGTTAAGGGAATCCATAAGGCTCCATAAAGCTGGTAAAATGAGCAATGAGGACTTACAAGAGGCCTTTAATGATGCTGTAATAGCAGTTTTTCAAGATCACTATAAGGCAGGGGTGGACGTACCTACAGATGGCGAAGTCAGAAGAGATGAAATGGTTGAATTTTTTGCCGAGAGAATAAAAGGGTTTAAATTCTATGGTCCAGTACGAGTGTGGGGAACTGCATATTATAGGAAACCCTCTGTTGTAAGCAAAATTGAATATAGAGAACCAATGTTAGTTGATGAGTTCACTTTTGCAAAATCCGTCTCTTATACTGATAACTTAAAAATAACAATAACTGGTCCTTACACCATAGCTGAATGGTCCTATAACGAGTACTATAGAAATAAGAAAGACCTAGTTTTTGATCTAGCGAAAGCGATAAATCAAGAAATCAAAAATTTAGTAGAAGCAGGTGCTAAAATAATACAAATAGATGAACCCGCCTTACATACTAGAAAGGAAGACGTAAGTTGGGGTGTAGAAGCAGTAAATGAGGCTGTAAAAGGTGTAAATGCTAAGTTGGTTATGCATATATGCTATGGTGATTACAGCTTTGTTGCACCATACTTTAACGAGATTAAAGTTGATCAGATTAATTTTGCATTAAAAATTTACAACTACAAGCCTTTAGAGCTTTTGAAGAAGTATGGTTTCGATAAGGAACTTGGCGCTGGCGTGGTAGATGTGCATAATAGAAAGGTCGAGACGTCTGAGGAAGTTGCCAATGATATAAGAAAGATTTTAGAGTATTTCCCACCAGAGAAAGTGTGGATAAATCCAGACTGTGGGCTGAAATTACTTTCTAGAAAAATAGCCTATCAGAAACTAGTATCCATGGTAGAGGGAACAAAGGTTGTCAGAGAAGAACTTAAAAGGAAAGGATATAGTGTAGATTAA
- a CDS encoding 30S ribosomal protein S15 — protein sequence MNKRRAKGKSHSIRPARAGAPKWVRLTREEVEMLVEELAKRGYTPSMIGIILRDQYGIPLVKQIVGKKVTQILEERGLAPQIPEDLFNLIRKAVNVRRHINEYPRDKTAKKGLEEIESKIRRLTRYYKGIGKLPQEWVYDPAKAELLVAGAS from the coding sequence ATGAACAAGAGGAGGGCTAAAGGTAAATCGCATTCCATAAGGCCTGCTAGAGCTGGAGCACCTAAATGGGTAAGGTTAACCAGAGAAGAAGTTGAAATGCTAGTTGAAGAATTGGCAAAAAGAGGTTATACTCCATCAATGATAGGGATAATATTAAGAGATCAATATGGGATTCCTTTAGTTAAACAAATAGTCGGGAAAAAGGTTACTCAAATACTGGAAGAAAGAGGTTTAGCTCCTCAAATACCTGAAGATCTTTTCAATCTGATAAGGAAGGCAGTAAATGTAAGGAGGCATATCAATGAATATCCACGTGATAAAACAGCAAAGAAAGGATTAGAAGAGATTGAATCAAAAATCAGGCGTTTAACTAGGTATTATAAAGGTATTGGAAAACTACCACAAGAATGGGTTTACGATCCTGCAAAGGCCGAGCTATTAGTAGCTGGTGCAAGTTAG
- a CDS encoding CbiX/SirB N-terminal domain-containing protein gives MLGVLLVLHGSKIPEWKDVGIKYAEYLSKYFSLVEFGFLEFNKPTLSEALSNLLAKGADKIVVVPLLFATGTHFRRDIPRLLGIDNDEKKIRYMGREIEITIADPLGFDEKIGEVLVKRVNETYNKNY, from the coding sequence GTGCTAGGAGTTTTGTTAGTTTTACATGGTAGCAAGATACCAGAATGGAAAGACGTTGGTATTAAGTATGCCGAATATTTATCTAAATATTTTAGTTTGGTGGAATTTGGTTTCTTAGAATTTAATAAACCTACGCTAAGCGAAGCCCTAAGTAACCTTCTCGCTAAAGGCGCTGACAAGATAGTAGTAGTTCCATTACTATTTGCAACCGGAACTCATTTCAGAAGAGATATCCCAAGGCTACTAGGTATAGACAACGATGAAAAGAAAATACGATACATGGGAAGAGAAATTGAAATAACAATAGCTGATCCATTAGGATTTGATGAGAAAATAGGAGAGGTATTGGTTAAAAGAGTAAACGAAACTTACAACAAAAACTACTAA
- a CDS encoding 30S ribosomal protein S6e: MPDFKIVISDPQSVEPKRIKVKVKASDQVKSITGEKDGKAVPQAKVNEKTKQLLNVDTLLTLEITKQEGDKKVKVKGHFKVDVDNSVPDNEVWISKTMAEKFGAEDFEAFAYRTKTLQISVDQNKATNLVGLKIGDVFEANQLIGLPVKLKITGGSDNSGFPMRFDVIGAAKRKILLSGPPGFYPNENGERRRKTIRGNTISQEIVQINTIIVR, encoded by the coding sequence ATGCCGGACTTCAAAATTGTCATTTCAGATCCACAATCTGTAGAGCCTAAAAGAATAAAGGTCAAAGTAAAGGCAAGTGATCAAGTTAAATCAATTACTGGGGAAAAAGATGGAAAAGCGGTACCACAAGCTAAGGTTAATGAAAAAACTAAACAATTATTAAATGTTGATACGCTTTTAACATTAGAAATAACCAAACAAGAAGGCGATAAAAAGGTAAAGGTAAAAGGTCATTTTAAGGTAGATGTAGATAACAGTGTACCAGATAACGAAGTATGGATAAGTAAAACAATGGCGGAGAAATTTGGAGCTGAGGATTTTGAAGCCTTTGCATATAGGACTAAGACGCTACAAATAAGTGTTGATCAAAACAAGGCAACGAATCTAGTCGGTCTAAAAATAGGCGATGTATTCGAAGCTAATCAACTAATTGGGTTACCAGTTAAGTTGAAGATAACTGGAGGATCGGATAATTCAGGGTTCCCAATGCGATTTGATGTTATTGGGGCAGCTAAGCGTAAAATATTACTAAGTGGGCCTCCTGGATTTTACCCGAATGAAAATGGAGAAAGAAGAAGAAAAACTATACGAGGAAATACAATTAGCCAGGAAATAGTTCAAATTAATACCATAATAGTAAGGTGA
- a CDS encoding translation initiation factor IF-2 subunit gamma, translated as MAWPKVQPEVNIGVVGHVDHGKTTLVQAITGIWTSKHSEELKRGMTIKLGYAETNIGVCESCKKPEAYVTEPSCKSCGSDDEPKFLRRISFIDAPGHEVLMATMLSGAALMDGAILVVAANEPFPQPQTREHFVALGIIGVKNLIIVQNKVDVVSKEEALSQYRQIKQFTKGTWAENVPIIPVSALHKINIDSLIEGIEEYIKTPYRDLSQKPVMLVIRSFDVNKPGTQFNELKGGVIGGSIIQGLFKVDQEIKVLPGLRVEKQGKVSYEPIFTKISSIRFGDEEFKEAKPGGLVAIGTYLDPSLTKADNLLGSIITLADAEVPVLWNIRIKYNLLERVVGAKEMLKVDPIRAKETLMLSVGSSTTLGIVTSVKKDEIEVELRRPVAVWSNNIRTVISRQIAGRWRMIGWGLVEI; from the coding sequence TTGGCATGGCCTAAAGTTCAACCAGAAGTTAATATAGGTGTAGTTGGTCATGTAGATCATGGTAAGACTACACTAGTTCAAGCAATAACGGGAATTTGGACATCAAAACATTCCGAAGAATTAAAAAGAGGTATGACAATAAAACTGGGTTACGCAGAGACTAATATAGGTGTTTGTGAAAGTTGTAAAAAACCTGAGGCATATGTAACTGAACCCTCATGTAAATCTTGTGGATCAGATGATGAGCCCAAGTTTCTGAGACGAATTTCCTTTATTGATGCCCCGGGCCATGAAGTTCTAATGGCTACAATGTTATCTGGAGCTGCATTAATGGATGGCGCAATTCTAGTCGTTGCTGCAAATGAACCTTTTCCGCAACCTCAGACTAGAGAACATTTCGTAGCATTAGGTATAATAGGAGTGAAAAACCTAATTATAGTTCAAAATAAGGTAGACGTAGTCTCCAAAGAGGAAGCGTTATCGCAGTATAGGCAAATAAAGCAGTTTACGAAGGGAACTTGGGCTGAAAATGTACCTATAATCCCAGTAAGTGCACTTCATAAGATTAATATAGATTCTCTAATCGAAGGTATAGAAGAGTATATAAAAACTCCTTACAGGGATCTCTCACAAAAACCTGTTATGCTTGTGATAAGAAGTTTTGACGTTAATAAGCCCGGTACCCAATTCAATGAGTTGAAGGGTGGTGTAATAGGTGGCAGTATTATACAAGGTTTGTTTAAAGTTGACCAAGAAATAAAAGTATTACCGGGCTTAAGAGTGGAAAAACAAGGTAAAGTATCTTATGAACCTATTTTCACAAAGATTTCGTCCATAAGGTTTGGAGATGAGGAATTTAAAGAGGCTAAACCAGGAGGTTTAGTTGCAATAGGTACATATTTAGATCCCTCATTGACTAAAGCTGATAATTTGCTTGGCAGTATTATTACCTTAGCTGATGCTGAAGTTCCAGTTTTATGGAACATTAGAATAAAGTATAATCTCCTAGAACGTGTAGTTGGAGCTAAGGAAATGTTAAAGGTAGATCCCATAAGAGCTAAGGAAACTTTAATGTTGTCTGTAGGTTCATCGACGACTTTGGGTATCGTTACCTCTGTAAAGAAGGATGAGATTGAAGTGGAGTTAAGGAGACCTGTGGCAGTATGGTCTAATAATATTAGAACTGTCATAAGTAGGCAAATAGCTGGTAGGTGGAGAATGATAGGATGGGGTTTAGTAGAGATCTAA
- a CDS encoding PIN domain-containing protein, with the protein MGFSRDLKVLVDTNILLYVYDGLDPFNKVLEFLDYKPSFFIHSTVLRELDILFEKNKKGFIISSRIKIARKYLEVYKNLWNLINDYDDLPTDEALIRTALKHNMFIFTNDKELKNDAIKKGIGVLFLQNRSKIIKSLYPI; encoded by the coding sequence ATGGGGTTTAGTAGAGATCTAAAAGTACTAGTTGATACTAATATTTTATTGTACGTGTATGATGGTTTAGATCCATTTAATAAGGTATTAGAATTTCTAGATTATAAACCGTCTTTTTTTATTCATTCTACAGTCTTAAGAGAGCTAGATATTTTATTTGAGAAGAACAAAAAAGGATTTATTATATCATCTAGAATTAAGATAGCCAGAAAATATTTGGAAGTATATAAAAATTTATGGAATTTAATAAATGATTATGATGATTTACCTACAGATGAAGCATTAATAAGGACCGCTCTTAAGCATAATATGTTTATATTTACTAATGATAAGGAATTAAAAAATGATGCAATTAAAAAGGGTATAGGAGTTTTATTTCTTCAGAATAGGAGTAAAATTATAAAATCCTTATATCCTATCTAA
- a CDS encoding DNA-directed RNA polymerase yields the protein MYKLIKARSIVRIPPNEFGKPLNEIALNELRQQYQEKILKDLGLVLAILNVKTSEEGILVFGDGATYHEVEFDMITYVPVVQEVVEGEVLQVDNYGIFVNLGPMDGLVHISQITDDTLKYDNVRGIIFGEKSKKVIQKGDKVRARVISVASTVTGRLPRIALTMRQPYLGKLEWITQTKK from the coding sequence ATGTATAAACTTATTAAAGCACGTAGCATTGTGAGGATTCCTCCAAATGAATTTGGCAAGCCGTTAAACGAGATAGCTTTAAACGAACTAAGGCAGCAATATCAAGAAAAGATCCTCAAGGATTTAGGTCTAGTTTTAGCTATATTAAATGTGAAAACCAGTGAGGAAGGGATACTAGTATTTGGCGATGGCGCTACTTACCATGAGGTTGAATTCGATATGATAACCTATGTACCAGTTGTACAAGAGGTAGTTGAGGGTGAGGTTTTACAAGTTGACAACTATGGCATATTCGTTAATTTAGGTCCAATGGATGGTCTTGTTCACATTTCCCAAATAACAGATGATACACTAAAATATGACAATGTAAGAGGTATAATATTCGGAGAGAAATCTAAGAAAGTGATACAAAAGGGTGATAAGGTAAGAGCAAGGGTAATAAGCGTCGCATCTACGGTAACAGGTCGGTTGCCTAGAATTGCTTTAACAATGAGGCAACCCTACTTAGGTAAACTAGAGTGGATAACACAGACTAAGAAGTGA
- the spt4 gene encoding transcription elongation factor subunit Spt4, which yields MAKKSVFKACKNCKALVDTDKETCPVCGSTSFTDEWDGMIIIINSESEIAKITEAPKPWKYAIIIK from the coding sequence ATGGCTAAGAAATCAGTCTTTAAAGCATGCAAAAATTGTAAGGCATTAGTAGATACTGATAAGGAAACATGTCCAGTATGTGGAAGTACTAGTTTTACAGATGAGTGGGATGGTATGATAATTATCATTAATTCAGAGTCTGAAATAGCCAAAATAACTGAGGCACCAAAGCCATGGAAGTACGCAATAATAATAAAGTAA
- a CDS encoding GTP-dependent dephospho-CoA kinase family protein: MEVRNNNKVNLCFSFDNLRNELSRPYGILFINNKIFLEFISKSIQRGSRIITVGDYVSRVLEENGIVPFLEVIDGKTKRTITQNRAITRNKEYKVTNEAGKIRFEIFEIMENILKDREGGVVFVDGEEDLLVIPVTLSANHGDIVIYGQPNAGAVVIIVNEMIRWRVRDILEKAIVKEC, translated from the coding sequence ATGGAAGTACGCAATAATAATAAAGTAAATCTATGCTTTAGTTTTGATAATTTAAGAAATGAACTTTCTAGGCCATATGGTATTCTTTTTATAAATAACAAAATCTTTTTAGAGTTTATATCTAAATCGATACAACGAGGTTCTAGGATAATTACTGTAGGAGATTACGTAAGTAGAGTACTAGAAGAAAATGGCATAGTTCCCTTCTTAGAAGTCATAGATGGAAAAACTAAGAGAACTATAACACAGAATAGAGCCATTACAAGAAATAAGGAATATAAGGTAACAAATGAGGCAGGGAAAATTCGATTTGAAATATTTGAAATCATGGAGAATATCCTAAAAGATAGGGAAGGTGGAGTAGTTTTTGTAGATGGAGAGGAGGACTTACTCGTTATTCCGGTCACATTAAGTGCAAATCATGGTGATATAGTAATTTATGGACAACCCAATGCAGGAGCAGTTGTAATTATTGTAAACGAGATGATAAGGTGGAGAGTAAGAGATATATTAGAAAAAGCTATAGTAAAAGAATGTTAA